A portion of the Blautia hansenii DSM 20583 genome contains these proteins:
- the atpG gene encoding ATP synthase F1 subunit gamma — MASAKEIQSRMKSIRDTMKITNAMYMISSSKLKRAKKVLTDTEPYFYSLQAAIGRILRHTSEIEHRYFDERTEILPEDKKIGYIVVSADKGLAGAYNHNVFKLAEEGMEKKQHTQLFVLGEVGRQYFYKKDVSVDTNFRFTVQKPTMHRARVISEKMIDMYLNGELDEVHIIYTRMANAASMVAEKQQLLPLKKATFGASAQFLVDTHQEEIEMVPSAEELLNTIVPNYLRGMIYGCLVESYASEHNSRMQAMDAATTSAKEMLKDLSIKYNRVRQAAITQEITEVISGAKAQKKKQ, encoded by the coding sequence ATGGCAAGTGCAAAAGAAATACAAAGTCGTATGAAAAGCATCCGGGATACCATGAAAATTACCAATGCCATGTATATGATTTCTTCTTCAAAGCTGAAAAGAGCAAAGAAGGTTCTTACAGATACAGAGCCGTACTTTTACTCTTTGCAGGCTGCCATTGGACGTATTTTAAGACATACATCAGAGATCGAACACCGGTATTTTGACGAACGTACAGAGATTTTACCGGAAGACAAGAAAATCGGTTATATCGTAGTTTCTGCGGACAAAGGACTGGCGGGTGCGTATAACCACAATGTCTTTAAACTGGCAGAAGAGGGTATGGAGAAGAAACAGCATACACAACTGTTTGTACTGGGAGAGGTAGGAAGACAGTATTTTTATAAAAAAGATGTGTCTGTGGATACAAATTTCCGCTTTACAGTTCAGAAGCCTACCATGCACAGGGCCAGAGTCATTTCTGAAAAGATGATAGATATGTACTTAAACGGCGAGCTCGACGAGGTACATATTATTTATACCCGTATGGCAAATGCAGCGTCAATGGTGGCGGAAAAGCAGCAGCTTCTGCCTTTGAAAAAGGCTACCTTCGGTGCATCGGCACAGTTTCTGGTAGACACTCATCAGGAAGAAATTGAGATGGTTCCGTCAGCGGAAGAACTGTTGAACACCATTGTTCCCAACTATTTAAGAGGTATGATTTACGGCTGTCTGGTAGAGTCCTATGCCAGCGAGCATAATTCCCGTATGCAGGCAATGGATGCGGCAACCACCAGTGCCAAAGAGATGTTAAAAGATTTATCTATTAAATATAATCGTGTCAGACAGGCTGCCATTACACAGGAAATTACCGAAGTAATCAGCGGTGCAAAGGCACAGAAAAAGAAACAATAA